In Fusarium musae strain F31 chromosome 7, whole genome shotgun sequence, a single window of DNA contains:
- a CDS encoding hypothetical protein (EggNog:ENOG41) — translation MVYCGKPSGGCSTCRRRKIRCDQKEPACTQCEKKNQPCPGYRNLVDLMFRDESSHVIKKAVKTRARSSQSQKSPVNQELASASTSPPPSVVTIKSPPTFAIDPRSSAAPAPATKTEKSNKVKVRRARKSNTRCRAPVLSALINDWSRSPSETSHESPSDASDVIGLSEPTEGRDHLDDALSPELQDKGTAFFFSRYVAADRGSYQNYAFIYDVWKPPDSAQAQVDPVTVSMTAVGLAGCSQVFRSPDLMTRAQESYAIALGLTHRALRDPIEVVKDTTMLAVLILGTFEFVSGYSSHTMRAWQDHVNGAAALANIRGAAQFRSKAGARMFLMLCHTVLISCIQSGLPMPQTLIDLRHEIPPSEELGGPDFHVAYPIYKALQVRYDINTRNLVDLDDAVAAISNVEEEFSSILSGLPESWKYHRIQLTQPDPRVSGQICHVYAGLRQSTTWNMVRGIRMMLLETLVEQLCVAAGSADRTVLSDNHFQLLAKSLKVLDMLGQSIAASVPQHLGVVSIRDINNKKDQGHTVSIAAKKQACRVISSPFAQDSRVGPGEDTSSSGGSPVLFDPTQSTPHTDDATRFMSLASANNTIIWPLYMLGMSSACSSETKQYAIEGLQAIHRETGLEQARVVAGLLQEKDNPLTLSPSLLSKLPTVDANALPSTV, via the exons ATGGTATATTGCGGGAAGCCCTCTGGTGGCTGCTCCACCTGCCGCCGTCGCAAGATTCGG TGTGACCAAAAGGAGCCGGCATGCACGCAAtgcgagaagaagaaccagcCATGCCCTGGCTATCGCAATCTCGTCGATCTAATGTTTAGAGATGAAAGCTCTCATGTTATCAAGAAAGCGGTCAAGACACGGGCTCGATCCAGTCAATCACAAAAGAGTCCCGTTAACCAGGAACTCGCCTCGGCCTCAACATCTCCCCCACCATCGGTTGTGACTATCAAGTCACCACCAACGTTCGCTATTGACCCGAGGTCCAGTGCAGCCCCTGCCCCTGCCACTAAGACAGAGAAATcgaacaaggtcaaggtcagACGTGCTCGGAAATCTAACACTCGATGCCGCGCGCCTGTTCTTTCCGCCTTGATTAACGACTGGAGCCGGTCTCCATCGGAAACCTCTCATGAAAGCCCGAGTGACGCCAGCGATGTCATTGGTCTAAGTGAACCAACTGAAGGCCGCGATCACTTGGATGACGCTCTGTCACCCGAACTACAAGACAAGGGCActgcctttttcttctctcgcTACGTTGCAGCCGACAGAGGCTCTTATCAAAACTATGCTTTCATTTACGATGTATGGAAACCTCCGGACTCGGCACAGGCTCAAGTTGATCCAGTCACTGTCAGTATGACAGCTGTCGGACTTGCAGGATGCTCACAGGTTTTCCGGTCCCCAGATCTTATGACACGGGCACAAGAGAGCTATGCTATCGCCCTCGGATTGACGCACCGTGCACTTCGCGATCCAATCGAAGTCGTAAAAGACACAACCATGCTCGCCGTCTTGATACTCGGCACTTTCGAGTTTGTTTCGGGATATAGCTCTCATACGATGCGTGCCTGGCAAGACCACGTCAACGGAGCTGCTGCCCTGGCAAACATCAGAGGTGCTGCCCAGTTTCGAAGCAAAGCTGGTGCTCGCATGTTTCTCATGCTTTGCCATACAGTTCTTATAAGCTGCATACAGAGCGGCCTACCTATGCCACAAACACTAATAGACCTTCGACACGAGATTCCTCCTTCTGAAGAACTCGGGGGACCTGACTTTCATGTGGCATACCCCATATACAAAGCACTACAGGTGCGCTACGATATCAACACGAGAAACCTAGTcgaccttgatgatgctgtcgccGCCATATCAAATGTTGAGGAGGAATTCTCATCGATACTGTCCGGACTGCCAGAATCTTGGAAGTACCATCGCATACAACTGACGCAACCGGACCCTCGAGTATCAGGACAAATATGCCACGTTTATGCGGGACTTCGTCAATCCACCACTTGGAATATGGTGCGAGGAATaaggatgatgctgctggaAACGCTCGTCGAGCAGCTTTGCGTTGCTGCGGGTTCAGCTGACCGCACTGTACTATCAGACAATCATTTCCAGTTACTTGCCAAATCTCTTAAAGTGTTGGATATGCTAGGACAATCAATTGCAGCCAGTGTTCCACAGCATCTCGGAGTTGTCAGTATCCgggacatcaacaacaagaaggacCAAGGGCACACGGTTTCGATTGCAGCCAAGAAACAAGCATGCCGTGTTATATCGTCGCCATTTGCGCAAGACTCACGAGTCGGCCCGGGAGAGGATACCTCCAGCAGCGGTGGTAGTCCGGTGCTATTTGATCCAACGCAGTCGACGCCCCACACCGACGATGCCACTCGTTTCATGAGCCTTGCGTCGGCAAATAATACTATCATCTGGCCATTGTACATGCTCGGTATGTCATCGGCATGTTCCTCAGAAACAAAGCAATATGCCATCGAGGGCCTGCAAGCTATCCACAGAGAAACTGGCCTGGAGCAAGCGCGTGTGGTTGCGGGACTATTACAGGAGAAGGATAACCCCCTAACTCTCAGCCCATCACTTCTCAGCAAGCTTCCCACGGTTGACGCCAACGCTCTACCGTCAACAGTCTAA
- a CDS encoding hypothetical protein (EggNog:ENOG41~CAZy:GH64), translated as MLVVRKLESVSADVVESEVQISSPLPHDSKSLFAHVTGRDEQGVLILLADGETVHRPKSPSEILQPVGADIAIPVGGPGAQKKVRIPHIFGGRIWFCKGKPITFLINPGPAVVEPSVTNPTDANFDADWGFCEFTYNNDQLYVNVSYVDFVSIPIGLELENEAGQVTRVLGMPKDGLDQVSEGLKRQGEKDGAGWEKLVVKSKSGSNLRVLSPNAGAELHPGLLENYFAPEIDAAWKRYEEEDIEINTQAEWGDVRGRVHDGKLVFKDVGKDKLSFHFEKPSTRDIVSCSTGPFASSPDVTPAQLNVGARIAAALNRTTLSGNSRQPEGERVEEYYCKGEGKTNHYSRICHEVTLEGKGYAFPYDDVGASGGVDQSGFLNDGRPKVLTVHVGGQ; from the exons ATGTTGGTTGTGAGAAAACTGGAATCAGTGAGTGCTGACGTAGTTGAGTCAGAGGTTCAAATCTCCTCTCCCTTACCTCATG ACTCCAAGTCACTCTTTGCACACGTCACAGGTCGGGATGAACAGGGTGTTTTGATTCTTCTCGCGGATGGAGAGACGGTTCATCGGCCAAAGTCGCCGTCTGAGATACTGCAGCCCGTCGGTGCAGATATCGCCATTCCCGTTGGAGGACCAGGAGCTCAAAAGAAAGTACGGATACCGCATATCTTTGGAGGGCGAATTTGGTTCTGCAAAGGCAAGCCAATCACATTTCTTATCAACCCAGGGCCAGCTGTGGTTGAACCGTCTGTAACGAATCCAACTGATGCCAACTTTGATGCTGATTGGGGATTCTGCGAGTTCACCTACAACAACGATCAGCTGTACGTCAACGTGTCATATGTTGACTTCGTAAGCATTCCGATCGGTCTGGAGCTTGAGAACGAGGCAGGCCAAGTCACGCGTGTTCTGGGCATGCCCAAGGATGGGCTTGATCAGGTCTCCGAGGGTTTGAAGCGCCAGGGCGAGAAGGACGGCGCGGGCTGGGAGAAGCTTGTGGTCAAGTCCAAGTCTGGCTCCAACCTCCGAGTGTTAAGCCCGAACGCCGGTGCAGAGTTACATCCAGGCTTGCTGGAGAATTACTTTGCGCCAGAGATTGACGCGGCGTGGAAGCGctacgaggaagaggacatCGAAATCAACACGCAGGCAGAATGGGGCGATGTTAGGGGCCGCGTCCACGATGGCAAACTAGTGTTCAAAGATGTTGGAAAGGACAAACTTAGCTTCCACTTTGAGAAGCCATCTACGAGAGACATTGTGTCTTGCAGCACAGGACCGTTTGCGAGCAGCCCGGATGTGACGCCAGCGCAGCTCAACGTCGGAGCGCGTATTGCGGCGGCTCTGAACCGGACAACGTTATCGGGAAATTCCCGGCAGCCCGAGGGGGAGAGGGTCGAAGAGTATTACTGTAAAGGAGAGGGAAAGACAAATCACTACTCTAGAATCTGCCATGAGGTCACGCTTGAGGGGAAGGGTTATGCGTTTCCgtatgatgatgttggtgcaTCGGGGGGAGTCGATCAGAGCGGATTCTTGAATGATGGGAGACCAAAGGTCTTGACTGTTCATGTTGGAGGACAGTAA
- a CDS encoding hypothetical protein (EggNog:ENOG41), translating into MILPLTHLLATARLVSGACECGFSIQKPEGDSPVAFTDLLETKFSQLHNISEGHDWVAQNFTVSAADGRGNFGKAFLPNNVNTHRAKSGDDSGLELHYFNDTQEIDIEFLSQEFDHDNGIYPINLVVQSKKSLEAGYDASKTGSFKRVKLDFDPTDAFHEYRFDYLPGQVLFYADSKLLAHMKGADMPSSGGHLILQHWSNGNPLWSSGPPKEDATVTVSYVKAYFNSSNSERQSRLHKESRTRELCLRLDCRPGNAVSEPCFLGGVNGYLIICYEFEGEEP; encoded by the exons ATGATCCTCCCTCTTACACATCTTCTTGCCACTGCTCGTCTGGTTTCTGGAGCGTGCGAATGCGGTTTCTCGATCCAAAAACCCGAAGGCGATAGCCCAGTCGCATTCACTGATCTGCTGGAGACCAAGTTCAGCCAGCTGCATAACATCTCTGAAGGGCACGACTGGGTAGCTCAAAACTTTACAGTATCGGCAGCAGATGGTAGGGGTAACTTCGGCAAAGCATTCCTGCCCAACAATGTCAACACTCATCGAGCAAAGTCTGGAGATGATTCTGGGCTTGAGCTACAT TATTTTAACGATACTCAGGAGATCGATATCGAGTTCCTCTCTCAAGAATTTGATCACGATAATGGTATATACCCTATCAATCTGGTTGTCCAGTCCAAGAAATCCTTGGAGGCTGGCTATGATGCCAGCAAAACTGGCAGTTTCAAACGAGTCAAGCTAGATTTCGACCCGACAGATGCTTTTCACGAGTACCGCTTTGACTATCTTCCAGGACAGGTCCTATTCTACGCTGACAGTAAACTACTCGCTCACATGAAAGGAGCCGACATGCCTTCTTCTGGGGGCCATTTGATTCTTCAACATTGGAGTAACGGCAATCCGTTATGGTCAAGCGGTCCTCCAAAAGAGGATGCCACCGTCACTGTCAGTTATGTCAAAGCTTacttcaactcatcaaacAGTGAACGCCAGTCGCGACTG CACAAGGAGAGTCGCACAAGGGAACTCTGTCTGCGTCTTGATTGTCGGCCTGGTAATGCCGTTTCTGAGCCATGTTTTCTTGGTGGTGTGAATGGGTACTTGATTATCTGCTACGAGTTTGAGGGCGAGGAGCCGTGA
- a CDS encoding hypothetical protein (EggNog:ENOG41) — MPGANVAVLPPPAASTASSRKASLAPERKYKCQFCNRAFSRSEHRSRHERSHTKERPFKCMKCRSTFVRRDLLLRHDRTVHAKDGGVPLHSDGKRRAGPKTRAVGAPSKSAIAIDTSTLEQMESGADGIFDVETAAMLVADLHHKATAAMREDHSYEDSPSMAYSPHNASAMESTVTYPSGAIALPQVQWDGFMSQTVAEPKAHSITSSASGSFESQPSFASGTALQANSNQLPPISGQNCNGLVPALQSMINSLPNSAAAPPSPWSSESSKPGYKAPEVMGDDERNAILDNIRSADSEHAIPEGFRLPGLGSLNRYLSTYFGLFHHHLPFLHPASFRPTKVSPQLLLAVLSIGALYAFDQEQAYMLHIGSKVLVNQFLQSKENFSSRKCPLWTMQSNLLNMIFASWSGDPKGLEWTCSIKSLLANMVAGNRYELKLRQEARSGAKPTRAEWVEDEGCRRTYYAVYIFFGLLTLTYNHTPAISFSEFEDLQLPSTETLWNLQVPDEAAWQEHLAASTTVTFMEAHDNLFQGETLRYSTFGTRVMINALFLEVWYHKRSPEALQDVVTEYKLRLALETWEKSVDMCEAEAFPVPISAPHKGHPLIFNAKAMYRNARARLEVDLKAVQEALRYHESYEVAAAMTHARDRVKRSSEMIKVIEECYNCLETVVSQGVRWIARVSPTNWSVEHALCGMDLMIILSLWLYRLEHDEEPATQEEMAMYNKVRQLLVKEIDENYMSQLSAVVARLWGSILDEVVVWGMTRLMGDAFKLHSQALVGYVDDPEASSNVSTPSMISQGADEDSVY, encoded by the exons ATGCCCGGTGCAAACGTAGCAGTCCTCCCGCCCCCTGCGGCCTCGACAGCGTCTTCGCGAAAGGCCTCGCTGGCACCCGAACGTAAATACAAGTGTCAGTTCTGCAACAGGGCCTTTAGCAGGAGCGAACACCGAAGTCGCCATGAACGATCAC ATACCAAAGAGCGTCCTTTCAAGTGCATGAAGTGTAGGAGTACTTTTGTTCGTCGTGACCTTCTTCTTAGACATGACCGTACCGTCCACGCCAAGGATGGCGGCGTACCTCTTCACAGCGATGGCAAGCGCCGGGCCGGTCCCAAGACTCGTGCTGTCGGTGCCCCTTCAAAATCTGCCATCGCTATTGATACTTCGACCCTGGAACAAATGGAATCTGGTGCTGATGGCATTTTCGACGTTGAGACGGCTGCCATGCTTGTAGCCGATTTGCATCACAAGGCCACCGCTGCTATGCGTGAAGACCACTCATACGAGGACAGTCCATCGATGGCTTATTCACCCCACAATGCTTCTGCTATGGAGTCTACTGTAACCTACCCTTCCGGCGCTATCGCATTACCTCAGGTTCAGTGGGATGGTTTTATGTCTCAAACAGTCGCCGAGCCCAAAGCCCATTCGATAACGTCCAGTGCATCCGGGTCATTCGAatctcaaccttctttcgCCAGCGGCACTGCCCTGCAAGCCAACTCGAATCAGCTCCCCCCTATCAGTGGACAGAACTGTAATGGCCTGGTACCGGCTCTACAGTCTATGATCAACTCGTTGCCCAACTCTGCAGCTGCGCCGCCATCTCCATGGTCGTCAGAGTCATCCAAGCCTGGATACAAAGCCCCTGAAGTGATGGGGGATGATGAGCGCAACGCTATCCTTGACAACATTCGCAGTGCCGACAGCGAGCACGCCATCCCTGAGGGTTTCCGCCTGCCAGGCCTGGGTTCCTTGAATCGGTACCTTTCAACATATTTCGGTCTATTCCATCACCATTTGCCTTTCTTGCACCCTGCCTCATTCCGTCCCACCAAGGTCTCACCCCAGCTTTTGTTGGCGGTTCTCAGCATTGGCGCTCTCTATGCTTTCGACCAAGAACAGGCATACATGCTCCACATTGGCTCCAAGGTTTTAGTTAATCAGTTTCTACAAAGTAAGGAGAATTTTAGCTCCCGAAAGTGTCCCCTGTGGACCATGCAGagcaacctcctcaacatGATTTTTGCTAGCTGGAGCGGTGACCCCAAGGGTCTGGAGTGGACCTGCTCAATCAAGAGTCTGCTCGCCAACATGGTCGCGGGTAACAGGTACGAGCTGAAGCTacgccaagaagctcggtcAGGTGCAAAGCCCACTCGTGCCGAGTGGGTAGAAGATGAGGGCTGCCGTCGTACATATTACGCTGTCTACATATTCTTTGGCCTTTTGACACTTACCTACAACCACACACCGGCCATCAGTTTCAGCGAGTTTGAAGATTTACAGCTTCCTTCCACCGAAACGCTATGGAACTTGCAGGTACCAGACGAGGCGGCATGGCAAGAGCATTTGGCTGCTTCCACTACCGTGACCTTTATGGAGGCTCATGACAACCTTTTCCAGGGCGAGACGCTTCGATACAGCACATTCGGCACCCGCGTCATGATCAACGCTTTGTTTCTTGAGGTCTGGTATCACAAGCGCAGTCCTGAGGCACTGCAAGATGTGGTAACAGAGTACAAGTTGCGGCTGGCGCTAGAAACATGGGAGAAATCCGTCGACATGTGTGAGGCCGAGGCTTTTCCTGTGCCGATCAGTGCTCCCCACAAAGGCCATCCTTTAATCTTCAACGCGAAAGCCATGTACCGTAATGCTCGTGCCCGCCTGGAAGTTGACCTGAAGGCGGTCCAGGAAGCGCTTCGCTACCATGAATCCTatgaggttgctgctgcgatGACGCATGCCCGGGATCGCGTGAAGCGCTCGAGTGAAATGATCAAGGTTATTGAGGAATGCTACAACTGCCTGGAGACTGTTGTCTCGCAAGGAGTCAGATGGATCGCCCGTGTATCGCCTACCAACTGGAGCGTGGAGCATGCGCTCTGCGGAATGGATCTCATGATCATTCTTTCGCTGTGGTTGTATCGTCTGGAACATGACGAGGAACCTGCGACTCAGGAAGAGATGGCCATGTACAACAAGGTCCGACAGCTTCTTGtgaaggagattgatgagaactACATGTCTCAGCTGAGCGCGGTTGTCGCACGACTCTGGGGCTCGATACTCGATGAAGTTGTTGTTTGGGG CATGACTCGACTTATGGGTGACGCCTTCAAATTGCATTCACAGGCTCTTGTCGGCTATGTCGATGATCCCGAAGCATCCTCAAATGTCTCGACTCCCTCGATGATCTCGCAGGGAGCAGATGAGGATAGCGTGTACTAA
- a CDS encoding hypothetical protein (EggNog:ENOG41) — protein MGTDARKGDDGTIKVASKNKNGKIKLKKPAPKHSKPGNWMDGSVIEGNSKKKNGASPVGAPSPGPVVNELDETSRETFATGRPLEDSPDLQQCKHCKKSVLKTAAKAHIAQCLRLKKEKAQRKKEAREARERAKEAARQEEQRKEDEENGIERGDDDSDDDGISAEKKATGSKTAKKAAGKKPEDDKKGKKRKADGDPDKGPKNKKKKDEPKAKVPKPKGPVDVERQCGVLLPNGQPCARSLTCKSHSMGAKRAVAGRSLPYDMLLAAYQKKNQAKQQKAALDANAPIEDEDEANNGPVDSDEETTAVMGALSQWRPQPLIPQPTFTPIKRQYQLARLHEQLQMATNGGRTNIFSVTGFGAQKLPEGHPGLQPASEDAPGEIDITAGFNNAGRTTATFTPQRQPSVSSRA, from the exons ATGGGGACGGATGCCCGAAAAG GCGATGACGGCACGATCAAAGTCGCATCTAAGAACAAGAACGGAAAGATCAAGCTGAAGAAACCAGCGCCAAAGCACAGCAAACCTGGAAACTGGATGGATGGTAGTGTAATCGAGGGTAACA gcaagaagaagaacggcgCCTCGCCTGTGGGTGCACCCTCACCAGGTCCTGTCGTAAACGAGCTCGACGAAACTTCCCGCGAAACCTTTGCGACAGGGCGACCCCTCGAAGATAGCCCCGACCTGCAACAATGCAAGCACTGTAAGAAGAGCGTTTTGAAGACGGCCGCCAAGGCGCATATCGCGCAATGCCTGCGattaaagaaagagaaggcacaaagaaagaaggaagctCGGGAAGCAAGAGAGAGGGCAAAAGAGGCagcaagacaagaagaacaacggaaagaggacgaagagaatGGGATTGAGCGGGGCGACGACGATAGTGACGACGACGGAATCTCAGCTGAAAAGAAAGCGACTGGAAGCAAGACTGCCAAAAAGGCCGCGGGTAAGAAGCCCGAAGATGataagaagggaaagaagcgcaaggccgATGGTGATCCAGACAAGGGACCCAagaataagaagaagaaggatgagccGAAAGCCAAGGTCCCCAAGCCAAAAG GACCTGTGGACGTGGAGCGGCAGTGCGGTGTTTTGTTACCTAATGGACAGCCATGCGCAAGATCATTGACATGCAAGAGCCATAGTATGGGGGCGAAGCGCGCAGTCGCAGGAAGATCTTTGCCATACGATATGCTTCTTGCTGCgtaccagaagaagaatcaAGCGAAGCAGCAGA AGGCGGCGCTTGATGCCAACGCGCCgatagaagatgaagacgaagccaACAACGGACCAGTCGATTCCGACGAAGAAACAACGGCCGTGATGGGTGCTCTATCACAATGGCGCCCTCAACCTTTAATACCACAACCTACTTTCACTCCTATAAAACGACAATACCAGCTCGCAAGATTACACGAACAGCTTCAAATGGCCACCAATGGTGGAAGGACAAATATCTTTTCAGTCACTGGTTTCGGAGCACAGAAGCTTCCTGAGGGCCATCCTGGGCTACAACCTGCTTCAGAAGATGCTCCTGGAGAGATAGACATTACTGCGGGTTTTAATAATGCTGGGCGGACGACAGCGACATTCACACCTCAAAGGCAACCATCAGTTTCAAGCAGGGCATAG
- a CDS encoding hypothetical protein (EggNog:ENOG41), producing the protein MSSQQALNALGHAVSGSVGTAVSTASLYPLDLVTTRLKAQRKTGGSTGDYDGVISAFRGIPANEGGIKALYSGLGTDVAKSVVDSFLFFGFYNYLRPRHRKPKIVEELLVGAVAGGCARALTTPISNVVTRKQMLGSDQSLLQILSEIQKESGLLGLWSGYSATLMLTLNPSITFFVNRRLAARILPALEDEDFPVAWIAFLIAASSKATATAITYPFQTGKTRLQMAGSAADADVEKGQSGNSKRKHILRRILDLLNQSIFGVIIRIITNEGMKALYAGLQGELLKSFFSHGLTMLTKGVIHRFVVRVWVMMLLPYLRQRKLRMK; encoded by the coding sequence ATGTCGTCTCAGCAGGCTCTCAATGCCCTTGGCCACGCCGTATCTGGCTCTGTAGGGACAGCCGTGTCAACAGCATCTCTGTACCCATTGGACCTGGTTACCACTCGACTCAAGGCGCAGCGAAAGACGGGAGGCTCTACAGGCGACTACGATGGTGTCATTTCAGCTTTCAGAGGCATCCCTGCCAACGAAGGAGGGATCAAGGCACTGTACAGTGGACTGGGGACAGATGTGGCCAAGTCGGTAGTGGACAGTTTTCTATTCTTTGGATTCTACAACTACCTACGCCCTCGACATCGCAAACCTAAGATTGTCGAAGAGCTTCTTGTGGGCGCCGTCGCTGGAGGGTGCGCCCGGGCCCTCACCACCCCGATTTCGAATGTTGTCACGAGGAAGCAGATGCTGGGGAGTGATCAGTCGCTTCTGCAGATTCTCTCCGAGATTCAGAAAGAAAGCGGATTGCTAGGTCTCTGGTCTGGCTACTCGGCTACCCTGATGCTCACTCTGAATCCCAGCATTACCTTCTTTGTCAATCGACGGCTGGCTGCGCGTATCTTGCCAGCcctcgaagatgaggatttTCCAGTGGCATGGATCGCCTTCTTGATTGCCGCCTCGAGCAAAGCTactgccactgccatcaCATACCCTTTCCAGACGGGCAAGACGCGTCTTCAAATGGCGGGTAGCGCGGCGGATGCTGATGTGGAGAAAGGGCAGAGCGGGAATTCGAAGCGTAAGCATATACTGCGGAggattcttgatcttctcaatcaGTCCATATTTGGCGTCATTATTCGCATCATTACCAACGAGGGTATGAAGGCACTCTACGCTGGACTTCAGGGAGAGCtcctcaagagcttcttcagtCACGGATTGACAATGCTCACCAAGGGTGTTATTCATCGGTTTGTTGTTCGTGTAtgggtgatgatgctgttgccCTATTTGCGACAGCGAAAGCTGCGGATGAAGTGA
- a CDS encoding hypothetical protein (EggNog:ENOG41), protein MVSAHSKRNTSRPVFTSHERALAKSHWSSSSARLHRDSFLPFGSCGLCLNIAREPVSCRRGDIFCRECALSNILTQKKEIKRAHKARAAAEEEAAKQKAHEDELDRERAIQDFELTQAGLDRKNKPKIAKTEDEKVDATISDSNSQALVVGGTKRKFELDKDELDRIALEDRAKARKALEEEKHPIVQAAKPHLPSFWTPSLTPDAQSSKLPPVAKKDKTAPTCPASAPDSPHPITMQNLITINFNEEETSKGKQRTCPSCLKMLTNASKPMMTRECGHVLCHSCVKQFMIPSSKRTSAEDVPPLTCYVCDVPLTSSMSQKTDTAPGSSIPGLIALQSEGTGFSAHGGNTVERSSVAFQC, encoded by the exons ATGGTATCAGCACACA GTAAACGAAACACCTCCCGTCCAGTCTTCACCTCTCACGAACGCGCCCTCGCTAAATCCCACTGGTCGTCATCGTCCGCTCGCCTTCACCGCGATTCATTCCTCCCGTTTGGCTCATGTGGCCTGTGTCTAAACATTGCCCGCGAACCCGTCTCATGTCGACGCGGCGATATATTCTGCCGCGAATGCGCACTATCCAACATACTCAcgcagaagaaggaaatcAAACGCGCCCACAAGGCACGCGCCgctgctgaggaagaggccgCTAAGCAGAAAGCGCACGAGGATGAGCTGGATCGCGAGCGCGCCATCCAAGACTTTGAGTTGACGCAGGCTGGTCTCGATCGCAAGAATAAGCCAAAGATAGCCAAGACCGAAGATGAAAAGGTGGATGCGACAATCAGCGATTCGAACTCGCAGGCTTTGGTAGTAGGAGGTACGAAGCGTAAGTTTGAACTCGACAAGGATGAACTGGATCGCATTGCGCTCGAGGACAGGGCCAAAGCCAGGAAAGCGCTGGAAGAGGAAAAG CACCCTATTGTACAGGCTGCGAAACCTCACCTCCCATCATTCTGGACTCCATCGCTTACACCAGACGCCCAATCCAGCAAACTCCCACCAGTTGCgaagaaagacaagaccGCACCAACATGTCCAGCATCTGCACCCGACAGCCCCCACCCTATCACCATGCAAAACCTCATCACAATCAACTTCAACGAAGAGGAGACGTCAAAGGGCAAACAGAGAACTTGCCCGTCATGCTTAAAGATGCTCACAAACGCCTCCAAACCCATGATGACCAGAGAATGCGGTCATGTTTTGTGTCACAGTTGTGTTAAACAGTTCATGATCCCATCGTCCAAAAGGACATCTGCTGAGGATGTCCCACCCCTGACCTGCTACGTCTGCGACGTACCTCTGACTTCTTCCATGTCACAAAAGACAGATACCGCCCCTGGCTCTTCGATACCTGGCTTGATAGCCCTCCAGTCCGAAGGGACAGGCTTTTCTGCTCACGGAGGAAACACCGTGGAGCGATCAAGCGTCGCTTTCCAATGTTGA
- a CDS encoding hypothetical protein (EggNog:ENOG41), protein MTQAIKLLSGPSPASWSTASDSPLSATPASTRPPPVPQPLFFSTNGIDQFPAPSAYSAYRNAWVHVFPEACCHQSPESGLRYFKWGVSRLILESDPAPEFIPMFVHGTQHIMAEDRGWPRWAPRVGKTVKIVIGEPTDVDQLFGLQRAAWRKLVAKGDPELLRNSPEATELRISVARRVRDEVEKLRESAGFPAEKDEAPALAETWAKDPLRTKFKSPVDGSLVNRHGPKERP, encoded by the coding sequence ATGACACAAGCTATCAAGCTGCTGTCGGGCCCATCACCGGCTTCATGGTCTACAGCCTCCGACTCCCCCCTCTCTGCAACTCCTGCTTCAACAAGACCTCCTCCGGTTCCTCAAccgctcttcttctccaccaaCGGTATCGATCAATTTCCAGCACCGTCTGCCTACTCAGCCTATCGAAATGCCTGGGTTCATGTCTTTCCAGAGGCTTGTTGTCACCAAAGCCCGGAAAGCGGGCTGCGCTACTTCAAATGGGGTGTATCTCGCCTGATCCTCGAATCTGACCCGGCTCCCGAGTTCATCCCCATGTTCGTCCATGGTACCCAGCACATCATGGCCGAGGATAGAGGATGGCCTAGGTGGGCACCCCGTGTTGGAAAGACGGTTAAGATAGTGATAGGCGAACCGACCGACGTTGATCAGCTCTTCGGTCTGCAACGGGCAGCATGGCGCAAGCTCGTTGCGAAAGGCGACCCAGAACTACTCCGGAATAGCCCAGAGGCGACTGAGTTAAGAATATCGGTGGCCAGGAGAGTAAGAGACGAGGTCGAGAAACTGAGAGAAAGCGCGGGCTTCCCTGCGGAAAAGGACGAAGCACCAGCTCTCGCAGAAACGTGGGCCAAAGATCCTCTCCGCACAAAATTCAAGAGCCCAGTCGATGGTAGTCTTGTCAACAGACACGGGCCAAAGGAACGCCCATGA